The bacterium genome includes the window GCAAACTGGCAATAGGTCCCATAGTAGTTAAGCAGTCTGGCAAAAATCGATTGCCAAGGTTAGTCCGCTTGGTCAAAAATGCCCTCTACTCTTTAAAGAAAAGAGTTTGATTATTTCCTATAGGCCCGTTAAAAAACATGAATGACTTCTACTTTTGCCTATGCAGCCCACAACCCTAAAGATCCTTTAAGCCCCCTCTCCATCAACCGTCGCGCTTTAGGACCACGCGATATATTAATCCGCATTGATTATTGCGGTGTTTGCCATTCAGATATTCATCAGGCCCGCGATGAATGGGGCGGTTCCATTTTTCCCATGGTTCCCGGTCACGAAATTGTAGGCACCGTTATTTCCCTGGGAAAGGACGTGAAAAGGTACCACATGGGCGATAGCGTAGGTGTTGGCTGCATGGTGGATTCGTGCCGCCAGTGCTCGTCGTGCCAAGTAGGGCTGGAGCAATATTGTGAGGGAAAACTTGTTTTTACCTATAATTCTACAGAAAAGGACGGAACCCCTACTTATGGCGGGTATTCAAGCCAAATTGTGGTGGGCGAGGATTTTGTGCTTAAAATTCCTGATTCGTTAGCGCTAGATAAAACCGCTCCTCTCTTGTGCGCCGGCATCACCACCTACTCGCCGCTGGTTCATTGGAAAGCGGGACCTGGTAAAAAAATAGCCGTGGTAGGCTTGGGAGGGCTAGGGCATATGGCCGTTAAACTGGCCAAAGCCATGGGAGCCGAAGTAACTGTATTAAGCCAATCGCTGAAAAAAAAGGAGGATGGTTTACGACTAGGCGCTTCGCATTTTTACTCTACGGCAGATGCTGCCACTTTTAAAAAATTATCCAAATCATTTGATTTGATCCTCAATACAGTATCGGTAGATTTGGATTGGAATCAGTATTTAAATCTCCTAAAACGAGACGGCACCCTGGTACTACTGGGTGTTCCACCCAAAGCGCCTCCGGTAGAAGCTTTTAGCTTGATTGGAGCCAGAAGAAATTTGGCAGGTTCTTTAATCGGAGGCATTGCCGAAACACAGGAGATGCTCAATTTTTGTGGCAAGCACCAGATTGTATCCGATATTGAACTCATCCCGATGGCCTTCATCAACCAAGCTTACGAACGCATGATTCGCGGGGATGTGCGCTACCGTTTTGTAATCGACATGAAATCCTTGGGTTAAGGCCTGAAAAAATAAAACAGATTGAGTACCGTTACTAAACCATCCACGATAGTAATTTCCAAAAATTTGAGGTTCACATATCCTCTTTTATGGACCAAGCAATCGAGGGCAAATTGAGAAAAGTTGGCAGCGGCAAAAAACAAAAAAAGAGGCTTTTGGGGTTCTACGGGATAAACTATAACTAAAATAGCCAAAAGAGAAACGGCAAAATTCATACCCCCCAAAAATTGCGTGGCCAGTTGCCCTGTAAGTGCCACAGGTCTGTCTACCGTATAACGGGCCAACACACCCCGAGCAAAAACAACAAAATAATAACCCGCCAAAAAATGCCAGAGGGCATTAATTAAAAATACATGATGATGACGGTAGAGAATATACGAACGCACATCCTCCTGAAAGAAAGAAGCAAAAACCAATATCACCACCAAAACCAAGACGATCAAGCTTAAATTTTTTCTCATGGAATCCTCGGCAGAAGTTAACTACCAGAAGTACGCTGATAAATAAAGGCAGCATTAAAGAATTTTCTTCTTAGAAGCTAACAACATTGTTTATAGTATGTAACCCACAATAAAGATGGCTCTTGATATGACAGCCAATACCCGTTTTAATAAAGCTTCAATTGGCTTGCCCGTAAAAAAAGAAAAATAAATCGGAGTTTATAAACCTTCTACAGGGGCTTCTTTTAATGATGATGGATTATTCCTGAATTTCTGAGAGATACAAATGGGAAGTGTAGGATTAAGACTGTACTGACATGTCAGTTTTTTATTGACTTAGATCATCTTAGAGCGTAAAAATCACCGAAATCTTTAGGTTTTCGAAGATCCTTACCTCAGACCCTCTCTTCCCGCGATCTGCGATAAACGATCTACGATCCACGCGAACATGACCCAAGAACTGATGATTGGCATGGATGTTGGCTCCACTACCGTTAAAGCTGTTGTTGTAGATCCCCAAACGCTTAAAATTCTGTGGAGCGATTATCAACGCCACGAAACACGTCAGCCCGAAAAAGTTCTCGAATTCCTCATCCGCATCGGTAACGAATTTAATTATGTTCCCAAAAATAATATCCGTCTCTTTATTACCGGCTCGGGAGCTGGACCACTGTGCACACCACTTGGAGCTAAATTTGTACAAGAAGTAAACTCGGTAACCTTGGCCGTTGAAAAACTCCATCCCGATGTAGGCTCGGTTATCGAA containing:
- a CDS encoding NAD(P)-dependent alcohol dehydrogenase — encoded protein: MTSTFAYAAHNPKDPLSPLSINRRALGPRDILIRIDYCGVCHSDIHQARDEWGGSIFPMVPGHEIVGTVISLGKDVKRYHMGDSVGVGCMVDSCRQCSSCQVGLEQYCEGKLVFTYNSTEKDGTPTYGGYSSQIVVGEDFVLKIPDSLALDKTAPLLCAGITTYSPLVHWKAGPGKKIAVVGLGGLGHMAVKLAKAMGAEVTVLSQSLKKKEDGLRLGASHFYSTADAATFKKLSKSFDLILNTVSVDLDWNQYLNLLKRDGTLVLLGVPPKAPPVEAFSLIGARRNLAGSLIGGIAETQEMLNFCGKHQIVSDIELIPMAFINQAYERMIRGDVRYRFVIDMKSLG